From Xyrauchen texanus isolate HMW12.3.18 chromosome 12, RBS_HiC_50CHRs, whole genome shotgun sequence, one genomic window encodes:
- the icam5 gene encoding intercellular adhesion molecule 5 isoform X6, which translates to MLLSQQLIVLLLITFTHGDDCPIFFNPPELVVEYGASASVNCSTSITVEVIGWNISEGAVQVSEDLVSWSVNELWNWELEQTCYISSNKTQCSQNLMVTLYKTPDSVSLSTVDHTGSMIEGEHYKLQCDIQDVAPVKSLRVKWFKGETLLNLTTFNDTTKTPVNESATLLITANKADDGVQYRCEAELELGPDGPQPPPTVTSKPLYISISSQCPVQLNPPRLVARYDSPVSVNCSAAVAHEGMGWEASEESVPMNDFSLITWNVQNLRQWDIQPMCFIIYNGDQCTSPLPITIYKTPDSVSLSTVDHTGSMIEGEHYKLQCDIQDVAPVKSLRVKWFKGETQVNLTTFSDTTRFPVNESATLLITANKADDGVQYRCEAELELGPDGPQSPPTVTSEPLNISISSQCPVQLNPPRLVARYDSPVSVNCSAAVAHEGMGWEASEGSVPMTEDSLITWNVQNLRQWDIQPMCFINFNGEQCTSPLPTTIYKTPDSVSISTADDIVMDGNLYKLQCDIQDVAPVKSLRVKWFKGETLLNLTTFNDTTKTPVNESATLLITANKADDGVQYRCEAELELGPDGPQRPPTVTSEPLSITVQYKPEIKICKDWSPAIWSSLGSYPSSSSVVGNPRPKISWSHGSSSVSVSKQLDKHDSGHYKITASNKHGNSSCVIRITLEYPPEINCHDNYQIKEKTLFKPPCLFDGSPKPHVFLYKDEKAIQLPYYPTWNDSGWYHLTASNKYRTVHHNFTINILYAPMFDTNQATFFVVEDSDISLECNSTGNPEPEMWWSFNNKNISAERHHRQITLNIQKATFTSAGVYKCSATNEFGLQEKNFIVEIKGNFPINITIVVALIAFTLLALIILFLYGWKKRKSSGHYQIQSEKQYEMCLLSNGGPK; encoded by the exons ATGCTCCTGTCTCAACAGTTGATTGTTCTCTTGCTGATCACCTTTACACATGGCG atgaCTGTCCCATTTTTTTCAACCCACCTGAATTGGTTGTTGAATATGGAGCTTCAGCATCTGTGAACTGCTCCACCAGCATCACAGTCGAGGTCATAGGCTGGAATATATCAGAAGGAGCAGTGCAGGTTTCTGAAGACTTGGTTTCCTGGAGCGTGAATGAGTTATGGAACTGGGAGTTAGAGCAAACTTGTTACATCTCCTCTAATAAAACACAGTGTTCACAGAATCTCATGGTTACTCTTTACA AGACTCCAGACAGTGTGTCCCTCAGCACAGTGGATCACACAGGATCAATGATTGAGGGTGAACATTATAAGCTCCAGTGTGACATTCAGGATGTGGCTCCTGTTAAAAGTCTAAGGGTGAAATGGTTCAAAGGAGAGACTCTGTTGAATCTCACCACCTTCAATGACACCACCAAGACTCCAGTGAATGAATCTGCAACACTCTTGATCACTGCAAACAAAGCGGATGATGGAGTTCAGTACAGGTGTGAAGCAGAACTGGAACTGGGACCAGACGGACCTCAACCTCCTCCTACAGTGACATCAAAACCTCTTTATATTA GTATAAGCTCCCAATGCCCTGTTCAGCTCAACCCACCAAGACTTGTTGCAAGGTACGACAGTCCTGTTTCAGTTAACTGTAGTGCTGCTGTCGCTCATGAAGGGATGGGATGGGAAGCCAGTGAGGAAAGTGTACCCATGAACGATTTCAGTCTGATCACCTGGAATGTACAAAACCTGAGACAATGGGACATACAGCCAATGTGCTTCATCATCTATAATGGAGACCAATGTACATCACCTCTCCCAATCACTATTTACA AGACTCCAGACAGTGTGTCCCTCAGCACAGTGGATCACACAGGATCAATGATTGAGGGCGAACATTATAAGCTCCAGTGTGACATTCAGGATGTGGCTCCTGTTAAAAGTCTAAGGGTGAAATGGTTCAAAGGAGAGACTCAGGTGAATCTCACCACCTTCAGTGACACCACCAGGTTTCCAGTGAATGAATCTGCAACACTCTTGATCACTGCAAACAAAGCGGATGATGGAGTTCAGTACAGGTGTGAAGCAGAACTGGAACTGGGACCAGATGGACCTCAAAGTCCTCCTACAGTGACATCAGAACCTCTTAATATTA GTATAAGCTCCCAATGCCCTGTTCAGCTCAACCCACCAAGACTTGTTGCAAGGTACGACAGTCCTGTTTCAGTTAACTGTAGTGCTGCTGTCGCTCATGAAGGGATGGGATGGGAAGCCAGTGAGGGAAGTGTTCCCATGACCGAAGACAGTCTGATCACCTGGAATGTACAAAACCTGAGACAATGGGACATACAGCCAATGTGCTTCATCAACTTTAATGGAGAACAATGTACATCACCTCTCCCAACCACTATTTACA AGACTCCAGACAGTGTTTCTATCAGCACAGCAGATGACATAGTAATGGATGGAAATCTGTACAAGCTCCAGTGTGATATTCAGGATGTGGCTCCTGTTAAAAGTCTAAGGGTGAAATGGTTCAAAGGAGAGACTCTGTTGAATCTCACCACCTTCAATGACACCACCAAGACTCCAGTGAATGAATCTGCAACACTCTTGATCACTGCAAACAAAGCGGATGATGGAGTTCAGTACAGGTGTGAAGCAGAACTGGAACTGGGACCAGATGGACCTCAACGTCCTCCTACAGTGACATCAGAACCTCTCAGCATTACTGTGCAAT atAAGCCAGAAATCAAAATTTGTAAGGACTGGTCACCAGCGATATGGAGCTCATTGGGTTCCTATCCCTCATCATCCTCTGTTGTGGGTAACCCTCGCCCTAAAATTTCTTGGAGTCATGGATCATCATCTGTCAGTGTCTCCAAGCAGCTCGACAAACATGACTCTGGTCACTATAAAATCACTGCCAGTAATAAACATGGGAACTCCAGTTGTGTCATAAGGATTACACTAGAAT ACCCTCCAGAGATTAACTGCCATGACAACTACCAAATAAAAGAGAAAACGCTCTTTAAACCTCCTTGCTTGTTTGACGGATCCCCAAAACCACATGTTTTCCTCTACAAAGATGAAAAAGCAATCCAGCTTCCATATTATCCCACATGGAATGATAGTGGGTGGTATCATTTAACTGCAAGTAACAAATATAGAACGGTGCATCATAATTTCACCATCAACATCCTGT ATGCCCCAATGTTTGACACCAATCAAGCTACATTTTTTGTGGTAGAAGACAGTGATATATCCCTAGAATGCAACTCCACTGGTAACCCAGAACCTGAAATGTGGTGGAGTTTTAACAATAAGAACATCTCCGCTGAGAGGCACCATCGTCAAATCACTTTAAACATTCAGAAAGCCACGTTTACCAGTGCTGGAGTTTATAAATGTAGTGCCACAAATGAATTTGGACTCCAGGAGAAGAACTTCATTGTGGAGATAAAAG GCAACTTTCCCATTAACATAACAATTGTAGTAGCACTTATTGCATTCACACTTCTTGCTTTGATCATCTTATTTCTCTATGGGTGGAAAAAGAGGAAATCAAGTGGACATTATCAAATACAGTCAGAGAAGCAGTATGAAATGTGTCTTCTGAGCAATGGGGGGCCTAAATGA
- the icam5 gene encoding intercellular adhesion molecule 5 isoform X4 — translation MLLSQQLIVLLLITFTHGDDCPIFFNPPELVVEYGASASVNCSTSITVEVIGWNISEGAVQVSEDLVSWSVNELWNWELEQTCYISSNKTQCSQNLMVTLYKTPDSVSLSTVDHTGSMIEGEHYKLQCDIQDVAPVKSLRVKWFKGETQVNLTTFSDTTRFPVNESATLLITANKADDGVQYRCEAELELGPDGPQSPPTVTSEPLNISISSQCPVQLNPPRLVARYDSPVSVNCSAAVTHEGMGWEASEGSVPMNDFSLITWNVQNLRQWDIQPMCFIIYNGDQCTSPLPITIYKIPDSVSISTVDHTGPMIEGEHYKLQCDIQDVAPVKSLRVKWFKGETQVNLITFSDTTRSPVNESATLLITANKADDGVQYRCKAELELGPDGPQPPPTVTSEPLNISISSQCPVQLNPPRLVARYDSPVSVNCSAAVAHEGMGWEASEGSVPMTEDSLITWNVQNLRQWDIQPMCFINFNGEQCTSPLPTTIYKTPDSVSISTADDIVMDGNLYKLQCDIQDVAPVKSLRVKWFKGETLLNLTTFNDTTKTPVNESATLLITANKADDGVQYRCEAELELGPDGPQRPPTVTSEPLSITVQYKPEIKICKDWSPAIWSSLGSYPSSSSVVGNPRPKISWSHGSSSVSVSKQLDKHDSGHYKITASNKHGNSSCVIRITLEYPPEINCHDNYQIKEKTLFKPPCLFDGSPKPHVFLYKDEKAIQLPYYPTWNDSGWYHLTASNKYRTVHHNFTINILYAPMFDTNQATFFVVEDSDISLECNSTGNPEPEMWWSFNNKNISAERHHRQITLNIQKATFTSAGVYKCSATNEFGLQEKNFIVEIKGNFPINITIVVALIAFTLLALIILFLYGWKKRKSSGHYQIQSEKQYEMCLLSNGGPK, via the exons ATGCTCCTGTCTCAACAGTTGATTGTTCTCTTGCTGATCACCTTTACACATGGCG atgaCTGTCCCATTTTTTTCAACCCACCTGAATTGGTTGTTGAATATGGAGCTTCAGCATCTGTGAACTGCTCCACCAGCATCACAGTCGAGGTCATAGGCTGGAATATATCAGAAGGAGCAGTGCAGGTTTCTGAAGACTTGGTTTCCTGGAGCGTGAATGAGTTATGGAACTGGGAGTTAGAGCAAACTTGTTACATCTCCTCTAATAAAACACAGTGTTCACAGAATCTCATGGTTACTCTTTACA AGACTCCAGACAGTGTGTCCCTCAGCACAGTGGATCACACAGGATCAATGATTGAGGGCGAACATTATAAGCTCCAGTGTGACATTCAGGATGTGGCTCCTGTTAAAAGTCTAAGGGTGAAATGGTTCAAAGGAGAGACTCAGGTGAATCTCACCACCTTCAGTGACACCACCAGGTTTCCAGTGAATGAATCTGCAACACTCTTGATCACTGCAAACAAAGCGGATGATGGAGTTCAGTACAGGTGTGAAGCAGAACTGGAACTGGGACCAGATGGACCTCAAAGTCCTCCTACAGTGACATCAGAACCTCTTAATATTA GTATAAGCTCCCAATGCCCTGTTCAGCTCAACCCACCAAGACTTGTTGCAAGGTACGACAGTCCTGTTTCAGTTAACTGTAGTGCTGCTGTCACTCATGAAGGGATGGGATGGGAAGCCAGTGAGGGAAGTGTACCCATGAACGATTTCAGTCTGATCACCTGGAATGTACAAAACCTGAGACAATGGGACATACAGCCAATGTGCTTCATCATCTATAATGGAGACCAATGTACATCACCTCTCCCAATCACTATTTACA AGATTCCAGACAGTGTGTCCATCAGCACAGTGGATCACACAGGACCAATGATTGAGGGCGAACATTACAAGCTCCAGTGTGACATTCAGGATGTGGCTCCTGTTAAAAGTCTAAGGGTGAAATGGTTCAAAGGAGAGACTCAGGTGAATCTCATCACCTTCAGTGACACCACCAGGTCTCCAGTGAATGAATCTGCAACACTCTTGATCACTGCAAACAAAGCGGATGATGGAGTTCAGTACAGGTGTAAAGCAGAACTGGAACTGGGACCAGACGGACCTCAACCTCCTCCTACAGTGACATCAGAACCTCTTAATATTA GTATAAGCTCCCAATGCCCTGTTCAGCTCAACCCACCAAGACTTGTTGCAAGGTACGACAGTCCTGTTTCAGTTAACTGTAGTGCTGCTGTCGCTCATGAAGGGATGGGATGGGAAGCCAGTGAGGGAAGTGTTCCCATGACCGAAGACAGTCTGATCACCTGGAATGTACAAAACCTGAGACAATGGGACATACAGCCAATGTGCTTCATCAACTTTAATGGAGAACAATGTACATCACCTCTCCCAACCACTATTTACA AGACTCCAGACAGTGTTTCTATCAGCACAGCAGATGACATAGTAATGGATGGAAATCTGTACAAGCTCCAGTGTGATATTCAGGATGTGGCTCCTGTTAAAAGTCTAAGGGTGAAATGGTTCAAAGGAGAGACTCTGTTGAATCTCACCACCTTCAATGACACCACCAAGACTCCAGTGAATGAATCTGCAACACTCTTGATCACTGCAAACAAAGCGGATGATGGAGTTCAGTACAGGTGTGAAGCAGAACTGGAACTGGGACCAGATGGACCTCAACGTCCTCCTACAGTGACATCAGAACCTCTCAGCATTACTGTGCAAT atAAGCCAGAAATCAAAATTTGTAAGGACTGGTCACCAGCGATATGGAGCTCATTGGGTTCCTATCCCTCATCATCCTCTGTTGTGGGTAACCCTCGCCCTAAAATTTCTTGGAGTCATGGATCATCATCTGTCAGTGTCTCCAAGCAGCTCGACAAACATGACTCTGGTCACTATAAAATCACTGCCAGTAATAAACATGGGAACTCCAGTTGTGTCATAAGGATTACACTAGAAT ACCCTCCAGAGATTAACTGCCATGACAACTACCAAATAAAAGAGAAAACGCTCTTTAAACCTCCTTGCTTGTTTGACGGATCCCCAAAACCACATGTTTTCCTCTACAAAGATGAAAAAGCAATCCAGCTTCCATATTATCCCACATGGAATGATAGTGGGTGGTATCATTTAACTGCAAGTAACAAATATAGAACGGTGCATCATAATTTCACCATCAACATCCTGT ATGCCCCAATGTTTGACACCAATCAAGCTACATTTTTTGTGGTAGAAGACAGTGATATATCCCTAGAATGCAACTCCACTGGTAACCCAGAACCTGAAATGTGGTGGAGTTTTAACAATAAGAACATCTCCGCTGAGAGGCACCATCGTCAAATCACTTTAAACATTCAGAAAGCCACGTTTACCAGTGCTGGAGTTTATAAATGTAGTGCCACAAATGAATTTGGACTCCAGGAGAAGAACTTCATTGTGGAGATAAAAG GCAACTTTCCCATTAACATAACAATTGTAGTAGCACTTATTGCATTCACACTTCTTGCTTTGATCATCTTATTTCTCTATGGGTGGAAAAAGAGGAAATCAAGTGGACATTATCAAATACAGTCAGAGAAGCAGTATGAAATGTGTCTTCTGAGCAATGGGGGGCCTAAATGA
- the icam5 gene encoding intercellular adhesion molecule 5 isoform X2, producing MLLSQQLIVLLLITFTHGDDCPIFFNPPELVVEYGASASVNCSTSITVEVIGWNISEGAVQVSEDLVSWSVNELWNWELEQTCYISSNKTQCSQNLMVTLYKTPDSVSLSTVDHTGSMIEGEHYKLQCDIQDVAPVKSLRVKWFKGETLLNLTTFNDTTKTPVNESATLLITANKADDGVQYRCEAELELGPDGPQPPPTVTSKPLYISISSQCPVQLNPPRLVARYDSPVSVNCSAAVTHEGMGWEASEGSVPMNDFSLITWNVQNLRQWDIQPMCFIIYNGDQCTSPLPITIYKIPDSVSISTVDHTGPMIEGEHYKLQCDIQDVAPVKSLRVKWFKGETQVNLITFSDTTRSPVNESATLLITANKADDGVQYRCKAELELGPDGPQPPPTVTSEPLNISISSQCPVQLNPPRLVARYDSPVSVNCSAAVAHEGMGWEASEGSVPMTEDSLITWNVQNLRQWDIQPMCFINFNGEQCTSPLPTTIYKTPDSVSISTADDIVMDGNLYKLQCDIQDVAPVKSLRVKWFKGETLLNLTTFNDTTKTPVNESATLLITANKADDGVQYRCEAELELGPDGPQRPPTVTSEPLSITVQYKPEIKICKDWSPAIWSSLGSYPSSSSVVGNPRPKISWSHGSSSVSVSKQLDKHDSGHYKITASNKHGNSSCVIRITLEYPPEINCHDNYQIKEKTLFKPPCLFDGSPKPHVFLYKDEKAIQLPYYPTWNDSGWYHLTASNKYRTVHHNFTINILYAPMFDTNQATFFVVEDSDISLECNSTGNPEPEMWWSFNNKNISAERHHRQITLNIQKATFTSAGVYKCSATNEFGLQEKNFIVEIKGNFPINITIVVALIAFTLLALIILFLYGWKKRKSSGHYQIQSEKQYEMCLLSNGGPK from the exons ATGCTCCTGTCTCAACAGTTGATTGTTCTCTTGCTGATCACCTTTACACATGGCG atgaCTGTCCCATTTTTTTCAACCCACCTGAATTGGTTGTTGAATATGGAGCTTCAGCATCTGTGAACTGCTCCACCAGCATCACAGTCGAGGTCATAGGCTGGAATATATCAGAAGGAGCAGTGCAGGTTTCTGAAGACTTGGTTTCCTGGAGCGTGAATGAGTTATGGAACTGGGAGTTAGAGCAAACTTGTTACATCTCCTCTAATAAAACACAGTGTTCACAGAATCTCATGGTTACTCTTTACA AGACTCCAGACAGTGTGTCCCTCAGCACAGTGGATCACACAGGATCAATGATTGAGGGTGAACATTATAAGCTCCAGTGTGACATTCAGGATGTGGCTCCTGTTAAAAGTCTAAGGGTGAAATGGTTCAAAGGAGAGACTCTGTTGAATCTCACCACCTTCAATGACACCACCAAGACTCCAGTGAATGAATCTGCAACACTCTTGATCACTGCAAACAAAGCGGATGATGGAGTTCAGTACAGGTGTGAAGCAGAACTGGAACTGGGACCAGACGGACCTCAACCTCCTCCTACAGTGACATCAAAACCTCTTTATATTA GTATAAGCTCCCAATGCCCTGTTCAGCTCAACCCACCAAGACTTGTTGCAAGGTACGACAGTCCTGTTTCAGTTAACTGTAGTGCTGCTGTCACTCATGAAGGGATGGGATGGGAAGCCAGTGAGGGAAGTGTACCCATGAACGATTTCAGTCTGATCACCTGGAATGTACAAAACCTGAGACAATGGGACATACAGCCAATGTGCTTCATCATCTATAATGGAGACCAATGTACATCACCTCTCCCAATCACTATTTACA AGATTCCAGACAGTGTGTCCATCAGCACAGTGGATCACACAGGACCAATGATTGAGGGCGAACATTACAAGCTCCAGTGTGACATTCAGGATGTGGCTCCTGTTAAAAGTCTAAGGGTGAAATGGTTCAAAGGAGAGACTCAGGTGAATCTCATCACCTTCAGTGACACCACCAGGTCTCCAGTGAATGAATCTGCAACACTCTTGATCACTGCAAACAAAGCGGATGATGGAGTTCAGTACAGGTGTAAAGCAGAACTGGAACTGGGACCAGACGGACCTCAACCTCCTCCTACAGTGACATCAGAACCTCTTAATATTA GTATAAGCTCCCAATGCCCTGTTCAGCTCAACCCACCAAGACTTGTTGCAAGGTACGACAGTCCTGTTTCAGTTAACTGTAGTGCTGCTGTCGCTCATGAAGGGATGGGATGGGAAGCCAGTGAGGGAAGTGTTCCCATGACCGAAGACAGTCTGATCACCTGGAATGTACAAAACCTGAGACAATGGGACATACAGCCAATGTGCTTCATCAACTTTAATGGAGAACAATGTACATCACCTCTCCCAACCACTATTTACA AGACTCCAGACAGTGTTTCTATCAGCACAGCAGATGACATAGTAATGGATGGAAATCTGTACAAGCTCCAGTGTGATATTCAGGATGTGGCTCCTGTTAAAAGTCTAAGGGTGAAATGGTTCAAAGGAGAGACTCTGTTGAATCTCACCACCTTCAATGACACCACCAAGACTCCAGTGAATGAATCTGCAACACTCTTGATCACTGCAAACAAAGCGGATGATGGAGTTCAGTACAGGTGTGAAGCAGAACTGGAACTGGGACCAGATGGACCTCAACGTCCTCCTACAGTGACATCAGAACCTCTCAGCATTACTGTGCAAT atAAGCCAGAAATCAAAATTTGTAAGGACTGGTCACCAGCGATATGGAGCTCATTGGGTTCCTATCCCTCATCATCCTCTGTTGTGGGTAACCCTCGCCCTAAAATTTCTTGGAGTCATGGATCATCATCTGTCAGTGTCTCCAAGCAGCTCGACAAACATGACTCTGGTCACTATAAAATCACTGCCAGTAATAAACATGGGAACTCCAGTTGTGTCATAAGGATTACACTAGAAT ACCCTCCAGAGATTAACTGCCATGACAACTACCAAATAAAAGAGAAAACGCTCTTTAAACCTCCTTGCTTGTTTGACGGATCCCCAAAACCACATGTTTTCCTCTACAAAGATGAAAAAGCAATCCAGCTTCCATATTATCCCACATGGAATGATAGTGGGTGGTATCATTTAACTGCAAGTAACAAATATAGAACGGTGCATCATAATTTCACCATCAACATCCTGT ATGCCCCAATGTTTGACACCAATCAAGCTACATTTTTTGTGGTAGAAGACAGTGATATATCCCTAGAATGCAACTCCACTGGTAACCCAGAACCTGAAATGTGGTGGAGTTTTAACAATAAGAACATCTCCGCTGAGAGGCACCATCGTCAAATCACTTTAAACATTCAGAAAGCCACGTTTACCAGTGCTGGAGTTTATAAATGTAGTGCCACAAATGAATTTGGACTCCAGGAGAAGAACTTCATTGTGGAGATAAAAG GCAACTTTCCCATTAACATAACAATTGTAGTAGCACTTATTGCATTCACACTTCTTGCTTTGATCATCTTATTTCTCTATGGGTGGAAAAAGAGGAAATCAAGTGGACATTATCAAATACAGTCAGAGAAGCAGTATGAAATGTGTCTTCTGAGCAATGGGGGGCCTAAATGA
- the icam5 gene encoding intercellular adhesion molecule 5 isoform X5: MLLSQQLIVLLLITFTHGDDCPIFFNPPELVVEYGASASVNCSTSITVEVIGWNISEGAVQVSEDLVSWSVNELWNWELEQTCYISSNKTQCSQNLMVTLYKTPDSVSLSTVDHTGSMIEGEHYKLQCDIQDVAPVKSLRVKWFKGETLLNLTTFNDTTKTPVNESATLLITANKADDGVQYRCEAELELGPDGPQPPPTVTSKPLYISISSQCPVQLNPPRLVARYDSPVSVNCSAAVAHEGMGWEASEESVPMNDFSLITWNVQNLRQWDIQPMCFIIYNGDQCTSPLPITIYKTPDSVSLSTVDHTGSMIEGEHYKLQCDIQDVAPVKSLRVKWFKGETQVNLITFSDTTRSPVNESATLLITANKADDGVQYRCKAELELGPDGPQPPPTVTSEPLNISISSQCPVQLNPPRLVARYDSPVSVNCSAAVAHEGMGWEASEGSVPMTEDSLITWNVQNLRQWDIQPMCFINFNGEQCTSPLPTTIYKTPDSVSISTADDIVMDGNLYKLQCDIQDVAPVKSLRVKWFKGETLLNLTTFNDTTKTPVNESATLLITANKADDGVQYRCEAELELGPDGPQRPPTVTSEPLSITVQYKPEIKICKDWSPAIWSSLGSYPSSSSVVGNPRPKISWSHGSSSVSVSKQLDKHDSGHYKITASNKHGNSSCVIRITLEYPPEINCHDNYQIKEKTLFKPPCLFDGSPKPHVFLYKDEKAIQLPYYPTWNDSGWYHLTASNKYRTVHHNFTINILYAPMFDTNQATFFVVEDSDISLECNSTGNPEPEMWWSFNNKNISAERHHRQITLNIQKATFTSAGVYKCSATNEFGLQEKNFIVEIKGNFPINITIVVALIAFTLLALIILFLYGWKKRKSSGHYQIQSEKQYEMCLLSNGGPK; encoded by the exons ATGCTCCTGTCTCAACAGTTGATTGTTCTCTTGCTGATCACCTTTACACATGGCG atgaCTGTCCCATTTTTTTCAACCCACCTGAATTGGTTGTTGAATATGGAGCTTCAGCATCTGTGAACTGCTCCACCAGCATCACAGTCGAGGTCATAGGCTGGAATATATCAGAAGGAGCAGTGCAGGTTTCTGAAGACTTGGTTTCCTGGAGCGTGAATGAGTTATGGAACTGGGAGTTAGAGCAAACTTGTTACATCTCCTCTAATAAAACACAGTGTTCACAGAATCTCATGGTTACTCTTTACA AGACTCCAGACAGTGTGTCCCTCAGCACAGTGGATCACACAGGATCAATGATTGAGGGTGAACATTATAAGCTCCAGTGTGACATTCAGGATGTGGCTCCTGTTAAAAGTCTAAGGGTGAAATGGTTCAAAGGAGAGACTCTGTTGAATCTCACCACCTTCAATGACACCACCAAGACTCCAGTGAATGAATCTGCAACACTCTTGATCACTGCAAACAAAGCGGATGATGGAGTTCAGTACAGGTGTGAAGCAGAACTGGAACTGGGACCAGACGGACCTCAACCTCCTCCTACAGTGACATCAAAACCTCTTTATATTA GTATAAGCTCCCAATGCCCTGTTCAGCTCAACCCACCAAGACTTGTTGCAAGGTACGACAGTCCTGTTTCAGTTAACTGTAGTGCTGCTGTCGCTCATGAAGGGATGGGATGGGAAGCCAGTGAGGAAAGTGTACCCATGAACGATTTCAGTCTGATCACCTGGAATGTACAAAACCTGAGACAATGGGACATACAGCCAATGTGCTTCATCATCTATAATGGAGACCAATGTACATCACCTCTCCCAATCACTATTTACA AGACTCCAGACAGTGTGTCCCTCAGCACAGTGGATCACACAGGATCAATGATTGAGGGCGAACATTATAAGCTCCAGTGTGACATTCAGGATGTGGCTCCTGTTAAAAGTCTAAGGGTGAAATGGTTCAAAGGAGAGACTCAG GTGAATCTCATCACCTTCAGTGACACCACCAGGTCTCCAGTGAATGAATCTGCAACACTCTTGATCACTGCAAACAAAGCGGATGATGGAGTTCAGTACAGGTGTAAAGCAGAACTGGAACTGGGACCAGACGGACCTCAACCTCCTCCTACAGTGACATCAGAACCTCTTAATATTA GTATAAGCTCCCAATGCCCTGTTCAGCTCAACCCACCAAGACTTGTTGCAAGGTACGACAGTCCTGTTTCAGTTAACTGTAGTGCTGCTGTCGCTCATGAAGGGATGGGATGGGAAGCCAGTGAGGGAAGTGTTCCCATGACCGAAGACAGTCTGATCACCTGGAATGTACAAAACCTGAGACAATGGGACATACAGCCAATGTGCTTCATCAACTTTAATGGAGAACAATGTACATCACCTCTCCCAACCACTATTTACA AGACTCCAGACAGTGTTTCTATCAGCACAGCAGATGACATAGTAATGGATGGAAATCTGTACAAGCTCCAGTGTGATATTCAGGATGTGGCTCCTGTTAAAAGTCTAAGGGTGAAATGGTTCAAAGGAGAGACTCTGTTGAATCTCACCACCTTCAATGACACCACCAAGACTCCAGTGAATGAATCTGCAACACTCTTGATCACTGCAAACAAAGCGGATGATGGAGTTCAGTACAGGTGTGAAGCAGAACTGGAACTGGGACCAGATGGACCTCAACGTCCTCCTACAGTGACATCAGAACCTCTCAGCATTACTGTGCAAT atAAGCCAGAAATCAAAATTTGTAAGGACTGGTCACCAGCGATATGGAGCTCATTGGGTTCCTATCCCTCATCATCCTCTGTTGTGGGTAACCCTCGCCCTAAAATTTCTTGGAGTCATGGATCATCATCTGTCAGTGTCTCCAAGCAGCTCGACAAACATGACTCTGGTCACTATAAAATCACTGCCAGTAATAAACATGGGAACTCCAGTTGTGTCATAAGGATTACACTAGAAT ACCCTCCAGAGATTAACTGCCATGACAACTACCAAATAAAAGAGAAAACGCTCTTTAAACCTCCTTGCTTGTTTGACGGATCCCCAAAACCACATGTTTTCCTCTACAAAGATGAAAAAGCAATCCAGCTTCCATATTATCCCACATGGAATGATAGTGGGTGGTATCATTTAACTGCAAGTAACAAATATAGAACGGTGCATCATAATTTCACCATCAACATCCTGT ATGCCCCAATGTTTGACACCAATCAAGCTACATTTTTTGTGGTAGAAGACAGTGATATATCCCTAGAATGCAACTCCACTGGTAACCCAGAACCTGAAATGTGGTGGAGTTTTAACAATAAGAACATCTCCGCTGAGAGGCACCATCGTCAAATCACTTTAAACATTCAGAAAGCCACGTTTACCAGTGCTGGAGTTTATAAATGTAGTGCCACAAATGAATTTGGACTCCAGGAGAAGAACTTCATTGTGGAGATAAAAG GCAACTTTCCCATTAACATAACAATTGTAGTAGCACTTATTGCATTCACACTTCTTGCTTTGATCATCTTATTTCTCTATGGGTGGAAAAAGAGGAAATCAAGTGGACATTATCAAATACAGTCAGAGAAGCAGTATGAAATGTGTCTTCTGAGCAATGGGGGGCCTAAATGA